A genomic window from Sphingobacterium spiritivorum includes:
- the holA gene encoding DNA polymerase III subunit delta, giving the protein MNVSPILSDIKNKKLKPVYLLHGEEPYFIDLISDTIESSVLDDAQKGFDQTILYGKDTDFITIVNAAKRYPMLSDHQVILIKEAQDLKWKQGEELLLNYVEHLTPSTVLVFNYKYGKFDKRKKLYKAIEKAGEVVESNKLYEDKVAGWITSYVKDRGWSIHPQAAAMMAEYLGTDLSKVSNELDKLMLNVPKSTEIGAGDIERNIGISKDFNVFELNTALAKRNALKAYQIVDYFAANPKNNPLVVVLGAMGGYFTKVLKYHYLPDKSAAAKELGVHPFFIKEYEIAARNYNRRKTFDIINHLKEADLKSKGMNVGSNTGTDDILREMIFNILN; this is encoded by the coding sequence ATGAATGTCAGTCCTATTCTTTCGGATATCAAAAATAAAAAACTCAAACCTGTTTATCTTTTACACGGGGAGGAACCCTACTTTATTGATCTGATCAGTGATACTATTGAAAGTTCGGTGCTGGATGATGCACAGAAGGGATTTGATCAGACCATCTTATATGGTAAGGACACCGACTTTATTACGATCGTGAATGCAGCAAAGCGCTATCCTATGTTGAGTGACCATCAGGTTATCCTGATTAAAGAAGCACAGGATCTGAAGTGGAAACAGGGGGAGGAACTCCTGTTAAACTATGTGGAGCATCTTACACCCAGTACAGTGCTGGTCTTCAACTATAAGTACGGTAAATTTGATAAGCGTAAAAAACTTTACAAGGCTATAGAAAAAGCAGGTGAAGTCGTAGAGTCTAACAAGCTATATGAGGATAAGGTGGCTGGCTGGATTACTTCTTATGTGAAGGATCGTGGCTGGTCCATTCATCCGCAGGCTGCAGCTATGATGGCAGAGTATTTGGGGACGGACCTTTCCAAGGTATCCAATGAGCTCGATAAACTGATGTTGAATGTGCCAAAATCTACGGAAATAGGAGCAGGGGATATAGAGCGAAATATCGGGATATCCAAAGACTTTAATGTATTTGAACTGAATACGGCTCTGGCCAAGCGGAATGCCCTGAAAGCGTACCAGATTGTCGATTATTTTGCTGCAAACCCTAAGAATAATCCGTTAGTAGTCGTGTTGGGAGCAATGGGAGGTTACTTTACAAAAGTATTAAAGTATCATTACCTTCCCGATAAATCTGCTGCTGCCAAGGAACTGGGGGTTCATCCTTTTTTTATAAAAGAATATGAGATCGCAGCACGGAATTATAACCGTCGTAAGACTTTTGATATTATAAATCATTTGAAAGAAGCAGATCTCAAATCAAAGGGAATGAATGTAGGCAGCAATACCGGTACGGATGATATTTTAAGAGAGATGATCTTTAATATATTAAATTAA
- a CDS encoding type I restriction enzyme HsdR N-terminal domain-containing protein: MFTPIPLNLPPFSAKLSRENDIIFIYDELRKKKLVLTPEEWVRQHWINYLHQEKKYPKSLMKTEGGLKLNTLQKRSDLLIYNNKGEKILLAEFKAPHVKITQSVFEQIANYNTVHQIPLLLVSNGLDHFYCKISFETKSYEFLKDLPDYFVI, from the coding sequence ATGTTTACGCCCATTCCCTTAAATTTACCACCTTTTTCAGCTAAACTATCGAGGGAAAACGATATCATATTCATCTATGATGAGTTACGTAAAAAAAAGCTGGTGCTGACACCGGAAGAATGGGTAAGACAACATTGGATCAATTATTTACATCAGGAAAAGAAATATCCAAAATCCCTGATGAAAACAGAAGGAGGGCTAAAGTTAAATACCCTTCAGAAGAGAAGTGATTTGCTTATCTATAACAATAAGGGAGAAAAGATATTACTCGCAGAATTCAAAGCTCCTCATGTAAAGATTACACAATCTGTATTTGAGCAGATTGCAAATTACAATACGGTACATCAAATCCCGTTATTGTTAGTAAGTAATGGATTGGATCATTTCTATTGTAAGATCAGTTTTGAGACAAAATCTTACGAATTTTTAAAGGATTTGCCTGACTATTTCGTCATCTGA
- the clpP gene encoding ATP-dependent Clp endopeptidase proteolytic subunit ClpP: protein MNIDKNEFRKYAIKHHRIGSQHVDSFISRVQQNMPTNLTPYIVEERQLNVAQMDVFSRLMMDRIIFLGDAVTDQVANIIQAQLLFLQSTDAQRDIQIYINSPGGSVYAGLGIYDTMQYISPDVATICTGMAASMGAVLLVAGAKGKRTALKHSRVMIHQPSGGAQGVAADMEINLREMLKLKEELYTIIAEHSGQSYEWVEKSSDRDYWMRAAEAKEFGMVDEVLSSKKEIK from the coding sequence ATGAACATAGATAAAAACGAATTCAGAAAATATGCTATCAAGCATCACCGTATCGGAAGCCAACATGTGGACAGCTTCATTTCACGTGTTCAACAAAATATGCCAACTAACCTGACACCTTACATTGTTGAAGAGCGTCAGCTAAATGTGGCACAAATGGACGTATTCTCCAGATTAATGATGGACCGCATCATCTTTTTAGGAGATGCCGTGACGGATCAGGTTGCAAATATTATTCAGGCACAATTATTATTTCTTCAGTCTACGGATGCACAACGTGATATACAGATCTATATCAATTCACCGGGAGGTAGTGTATACGCCGGATTAGGAATATACGACACTATGCAATACATCTCTCCTGATGTAGCTACGATCTGTACAGGTATGGCTGCTTCTATGGGAGCCGTATTATTAGTAGCCGGAGCCAAAGGTAAACGCACAGCATTGAAACATTCACGTGTCATGATCCACCAGCCATCAGGTGGTGCTCAGGGAGTTGCTGCAGATATGGAAATCAATCTTCGTGAGATGCTTAAGCTGAAAGAAGAACTGTACACTATCATAGCGGAGCATTCAGGTCAATCGTACGAATGGGTAGAAAAATCTTCTGACCGTGACTACTGGATGAGAGCTGCAGAAGCAAAAGAATTTGGAATGGTAGACGAAGTATTGTCTTCCAAAAAAGAAATCAAATAA
- the clpX gene encoding ATP-dependent Clp protease ATP-binding subunit ClpX, with amino-acid sequence MSKNNTKDIRCSFCGISKNDAQMLIAGDGAHICDRCVMQANEILAEELKQRKSKSLQTALKLIRPLEIKQHLDQYVIGQDDAKKVISVAVYNHYKRLNQKVDKDDIEIEKSNLIIVGETGTGKTLLAKTVAKILNVPFSIVDATVLTEAGYVGEDVESILTRLLQAADYDVAAAERGIIYIDEIDKIARKSDNPSITRDVSGEGVQQALLKILEGTVVNVPPQGGRKHPDQKMIAVNTSNILFICGGAFDGIQKKIANRLRTQTVGYKMREDEQEIDLNNLYKYITPQDLKTFGLIPELIGRLPVLTYLNPLDKETLLSILTEPKNALIKQYKKLFNYEGIELEFDKNVYQFIVDKADEFKLGARGLRAICEAIMLDAMFEIPTSREDITDNTLHITLDYAKQKFEKSDIKKLHVA; translated from the coding sequence ATGAGCAAAAATAACACAAAAGATATTCGCTGTTCGTTTTGCGGCATCAGTAAAAATGATGCGCAAATGCTGATTGCCGGAGACGGCGCTCACATCTGTGACCGCTGTGTCATGCAGGCCAATGAAATATTGGCCGAAGAGCTGAAGCAACGTAAGAGCAAATCTTTACAGACTGCTTTAAAACTAATCCGTCCGCTGGAAATCAAACAGCATCTTGATCAATACGTTATCGGTCAGGATGATGCTAAAAAAGTAATTTCGGTAGCGGTATACAATCACTATAAACGTCTGAATCAAAAGGTAGATAAAGACGATATTGAGATTGAAAAGTCAAACCTGATCATCGTAGGTGAAACAGGAACCGGAAAAACACTACTGGCCAAGACAGTAGCTAAAATTTTGAATGTACCGTTCAGCATTGTAGATGCTACAGTACTGACAGAAGCGGGTTATGTGGGCGAAGATGTGGAAAGTATACTGACACGTCTTTTACAAGCAGCAGACTATGATGTAGCTGCCGCAGAACGTGGTATTATCTACATCGATGAAATCGATAAGATAGCACGTAAAAGCGATAATCCTTCTATCACCCGGGACGTATCCGGAGAAGGAGTACAACAGGCGCTGTTAAAAATATTAGAAGGAACAGTAGTCAATGTACCTCCTCAGGGCGGACGTAAACATCCGGATCAGAAAATGATTGCAGTCAATACCAGTAATATCCTGTTTATCTGTGGCGGAGCTTTTGACGGTATCCAGAAAAAGATCGCTAACCGTTTGAGAACGCAGACAGTAGGCTATAAGATGAGAGAAGATGAGCAGGAGATCGACTTAAACAATCTCTATAAGTATATCACTCCTCAGGATTTAAAAACCTTTGGTTTGATACCTGAGCTGATCGGCCGTCTTCCTGTATTGACCTATTTAAATCCATTAGATAAGGAAACGCTGTTAAGCATCCTGACAGAGCCCAAAAATGCATTGATCAAACAGTATAAAAAACTGTTTAACTATGAAGGTATCGAGTTAGAGTTCGATAAAAATGTCTATCAGTTTATCGTGGACAAAGCAGATGAATTCAAATTAGGGGCCAGAGGACTAAGAGCCATCTGCGAAGCAATCATGCTGGATGCAATGTTCGAAATCCCGACTTCAAGAGAAGACATTACCGACAACACATTACACATTACGCTGGACTACGCCAAACAAAAATTTGAAAAGTCAGACATCAAAAAACTGCATGTCGCGTAA
- a CDS encoding AMP nucleosidase has protein sequence MSKNKEENSPVKAGLKSKEDIVHNWLPRYTGRPLDEFGEYILLTNFSKYLHIFSEMHDNAPIYGTDKPMQSVTAAGITIINFGMGSPMAATIMDLLSAIAPKAVLFLGKAGGLKKKNKIGDLVLPIAAIRGEGTSNDYFPPEVPALPAFALQKAISTTIRDHSRDYWTGTVYTTNRRVWEHEKSFKKYLKSIRAMCVDMETATIFSVGFANKIPTGALLLVSDQPMIPEGVKTEESDVSVTANYVQTHLLIGIDSLKQLINNGLTVKHLQF, from the coding sequence ATGAGTAAAAACAAAGAAGAAAACAGCCCGGTCAAAGCCGGACTTAAATCAAAAGAAGATATCGTACACAACTGGCTTCCACGTTATACAGGAAGACCGCTGGATGAGTTTGGAGAGTATATTTTGTTGACCAATTTTTCAAAGTATCTCCATATTTTCTCCGAAATGCATGATAATGCCCCGATATACGGAACAGATAAGCCTATGCAATCAGTGACTGCAGCAGGCATCACAATCATCAATTTCGGAATGGGTAGCCCTATGGCAGCGACGATCATGGATCTGTTGTCAGCAATCGCCCCTAAGGCTGTCCTGTTTCTGGGAAAAGCCGGAGGATTGAAAAAGAAAAATAAGATCGGTGACCTTGTACTCCCTATTGCCGCAATACGGGGTGAAGGAACGTCAAATGATTACTTCCCGCCTGAAGTACCTGCCCTGCCGGCATTTGCTTTACAGAAAGCGATATCCACTACGATCAGGGATCATTCACGTGACTACTGGACAGGAACAGTATATACAACCAACAGACGCGTGTGGGAACATGAGAAATCATTTAAGAAATATCTCAAATCCATACGTGCTATGTGTGTAGATATGGAGACGGCTACAATCTTTAGTGTAGGCTTTGCCAACAAAATACCGACAGGTGCACTCTTATTGGTATCTGACCAACCGATGATCCCTGAAGGAGTAAAAACCGAAGAAAGCGATGTATCTGTAACCGCTAACTACGTACAGACACATCTTTTGATCGGTATTGATTCCCTCAAACAACTCATCAATAATGGTTTAACAGTGAAACACCTGCAGTTTTAA
- a CDS encoding pyridoxal-phosphate dependent enzyme: protein MWYNNILETIGNTPLVKLNKVTKHLKGTILAKIETTNPGNSIKDRMAIKMIEDAEKAGLLKPGGTIIEGTSGNTGMGLAMAAVVKGYRCIFTTTDKQSKEKIDALRAFGAEVIVCPTNVEPEDPRSYYSVSSRLEKEVPNAWKANQYDNPSNAQAHYETTGPEIWEQTEGKITHLIVGVGTGGTISGTARYLREKNPDIKVWGIDTYGSVFKKYKETGIFDKNEIYPYITEGIGEDFLPENVDFSVIDLFEKVTDKDAALLTRDLARKEGIFAGNSAGAAVAGLLQLGASLKEEDVVVVIFHDHGSRYMGKMYNEDWLRERGFLKDEKLTALTILKKRETQDIVTADVDQTVIETFNTMKTLNISQIPVTQQGMVVGKITESDILSALLENPSTKSANVQSISTKPFPFVDLNASIDKISALINKDSQAVLVEDEYGRINIITQYDIINAISEG, encoded by the coding sequence ATGTGGTATAACAATATTTTGGAAACGATAGGAAATACACCTCTTGTTAAACTGAATAAAGTCACTAAGCACCTCAAGGGGACAATCCTGGCTAAAATAGAGACAACAAATCCGGGGAATTCTATCAAAGATCGTATGGCAATCAAAATGATAGAAGATGCCGAAAAGGCAGGATTATTAAAACCGGGCGGCACCATCATCGAAGGCACATCCGGAAATACCGGAATGGGCCTTGCAATGGCGGCTGTCGTAAAAGGATACCGTTGTATCTTTACCACTACGGATAAACAATCCAAAGAGAAAATCGATGCGCTGCGTGCATTCGGTGCCGAAGTAATTGTATGCCCTACAAACGTTGAACCTGAAGATCCCCGCTCCTACTATTCCGTCTCCAGCAGACTAGAAAAAGAAGTCCCAAATGCCTGGAAGGCCAATCAGTATGATAATCCCTCCAATGCACAGGCGCACTATGAGACGACAGGCCCTGAAATATGGGAACAGACAGAAGGAAAGATCACACACCTGATAGTGGGTGTGGGAACAGGTGGTACTATATCAGGAACAGCCAGATATCTGCGGGAGAAAAATCCGGACATCAAAGTCTGGGGAATCGACACCTATGGATCTGTTTTTAAGAAATACAAGGAAACAGGCATATTTGATAAAAACGAAATATACCCTTATATCACAGAAGGCATTGGTGAGGATTTTCTTCCCGAAAATGTGGACTTCAGCGTCATTGATCTGTTTGAAAAAGTAACTGACAAAGATGCTGCACTTCTGACCAGAGATCTGGCCCGAAAAGAAGGCATATTTGCCGGAAATTCGGCAGGGGCTGCTGTTGCGGGACTACTGCAACTGGGAGCATCTCTAAAGGAAGAAGATGTAGTCGTCGTGATCTTCCATGATCACGGATCCCGTTATATGGGTAAGATGTACAATGAAGACTGGTTACGTGAACGCGGATTCCTGAAAGATGAAAAATTAACGGCACTCACTATTCTGAAAAAACGGGAAACCCAGGATATTGTAACAGCAGATGTGGATCAGACGGTGATTGAAACATTCAACACAATGAAAACACTGAATATTTCCCAGATACCGGTTACACAACAAGGAATGGTTGTCGGAAAGATAACAGAGTCTGATATTCTGTCGGCACTCCTGGAAAACCCATCCACTAAATCCGCAAACGTGCAAAGTATCAGTACAAAGCCTTTTCCTTTTGTTGATCTTAATGCCTCTATAGACAAGATTTCGGCCTTAATCAATAAGGATTCTCAGGCAGTATTGGTGGAGGATGAATACGGAAGAATCAATATCATTACGCAATATGATATTATCAATGCTATATCTGAGGGATAG
- a CDS encoding FtsB family cell division protein has protein sequence MERFLYVIRNKYLLAGVAFVVWMLFFDRNDFSTQYSYQKEKSNLEKEKTYYEKEIAGIQQTIKDVQNNPSEIQRIARERYQMKKDNEDVYVILEKEAEKK, from the coding sequence ATGGAAAGATTTTTGTACGTTATCCGAAACAAATACCTGCTCGCAGGTGTAGCTTTTGTGGTATGGATGTTATTCTTTGACCGAAATGATTTCAGTACACAATACAGTTATCAGAAAGAGAAGTCTAATCTGGAAAAAGAAAAGACATACTATGAAAAGGAGATCGCAGGTATTCAGCAGACGATCAAGGATGTACAGAATAATCCCAGTGAGATTCAACGTATAGCGCGGGAACGCTATCAAATGAAAAAAGATAATGAAGATGTCTATGTTATCCTGGAAAAGGAAGCAGAGAAAAAATAA
- the eno gene encoding phosphopyruvate hydratase, with product MSLIIDVRARQILDSRGNPTIEVDVTTQNGFTGRAAVPSGASTGAHEAVELRDGDKKKYLGKGVLKAVENVNTKIAKALEGVDVFEQNAIDKLMIDLDGTENKGKLGANAILGVSLAVAKAAAQESGQPLYRYVGGVNANTLPIPMMNIINGGSHSDAPIAFQEFMIMPVGAPSFSEALRWGTEVFHNLKKILHDRGLSTAVGDEGGFAPTFEGTEDAIETVLKAISAAGYKPGKDICLALDCASSEFFKSNKYDYTKFEGAKGAVRTIEQQVDYLAELTEKYPIISIEDGMAEDDWKGWKLLTDKIGDRVQLVGDDLFVTNTKRLQQGIDQHTGNSILVKVNQIGSLTETINAVSLAQTSGYTSVMSHRSGETEDTTIADLAVALNCGQIKTGSASRSDRIAKYNQLLRIEEELGANARFIGKDFKYAIKKK from the coding sequence ATGAGTTTAATTATTGATGTTAGAGCGCGTCAGATTTTGGATTCGCGCGGAAATCCTACAATTGAAGTAGATGTAACTACACAAAATGGTTTTACTGGTCGTGCTGCTGTACCTTCGGGTGCTTCTACCGGTGCGCATGAAGCTGTAGAATTGCGTGATGGCGATAAGAAAAAATACTTAGGTAAAGGTGTTCTTAAAGCTGTTGAAAACGTAAACACTAAGATTGCGAAAGCATTGGAAGGTGTGGATGTATTCGAGCAGAATGCAATCGACAAATTAATGATAGATCTTGACGGAACCGAGAATAAAGGTAAACTGGGAGCTAATGCTATCCTTGGCGTTTCTTTGGCTGTAGCTAAAGCTGCTGCACAGGAAAGCGGACAACCACTTTACCGTTACGTAGGTGGTGTTAATGCGAATACGTTACCTATCCCGATGATGAATATCATCAATGGTGGTTCTCACTCTGATGCTCCTATCGCTTTTCAGGAATTTATGATTATGCCGGTTGGTGCACCTTCATTCTCTGAAGCTTTGCGTTGGGGAACTGAGGTATTCCACAATCTGAAGAAAATTCTTCATGACAGAGGATTATCTACTGCTGTAGGTGATGAAGGTGGTTTTGCACCTACTTTTGAAGGGACTGAAGATGCTATCGAGACGGTATTGAAAGCTATCTCTGCTGCTGGCTACAAACCAGGTAAAGATATTTGTCTGGCTTTAGACTGTGCTTCTTCTGAGTTCTTCAAAAGTAACAAATACGATTATACAAAATTTGAAGGTGCTAAAGGTGCTGTCCGTACTATCGAACAACAGGTAGATTACCTTGCTGAATTAACAGAAAAATACCCTATTATCTCTATTGAAGATGGTATGGCGGAAGATGACTGGAAAGGATGGAAATTATTAACAGATAAAATCGGTGACCGTGTTCAGTTGGTTGGTGATGATTTGTTCGTAACCAATACGAAACGCCTTCAACAAGGTATCGATCAGCATACTGGTAATTCTATTCTTGTAAAAGTAAACCAGATCGGATCATTAACAGAGACTATTAATGCTGTATCTCTTGCTCAGACCAGCGGATATACTTCTGTAATGTCTCATCGTTCAGGAGAAACTGAAGATACAACTATTGCAGATTTAGCAGTTGCGTTAAATTGTGGCCAGATTAAAACAGGTTCAGCTTCACGTTCTGACAGGATCGCTAAATACAATCAATTGTTGCGTATAGAAGAAGAATTGGGTGCAAATGCCCGTTTCATCGGTAAAGATTTCAAATACGCAATTAAGAAAAAATAA
- the carA gene encoding glutamine-hydrolyzing carbamoyl-phosphate synthase small subunit — protein MTNYSKLPAILVLEDGTVYHGKAAGKIGTTTGEICFNTGTTGYQEIFTDPSYFGQIMVTTNAHIGNYGIANEESESNQIQIAGLVCKNYNINYSRKMADTSIQNYFEEENLVGISDIDTRSLVRHIRSKGAMNAIISSENLDIESLKAQLAQVPSMDGLELSSKVSTKEPYFYGDEDASTRIAVLDLGIKRNILRNFDARQVYAKVFPAKTTFAEMEAWGADGYFISNGPGDPSAMPYAIDTVKEIIAAEKPMFGICLGHQILALANGIRTSKMHNGHRGINHPVKNIIANRCEITSQNHGFGVVAEDIEKSEQVEITHVNLNDGSIEGIRVKGKKAFSVQYHPESSPGPHDSRYLFDDFVALIKK, from the coding sequence ATGACCAACTACAGCAAATTGCCTGCAATTTTAGTTTTAGAAGACGGTACCGTGTATCATGGTAAAGCTGCTGGGAAAATTGGAACAACTACAGGAGAGATCTGTTTCAATACCGGCACTACTGGTTATCAGGAGATTTTTACCGATCCTTCTTATTTTGGACAGATTATGGTAACGACCAATGCTCATATCGGGAATTACGGTATTGCCAATGAAGAATCTGAATCTAATCAAATCCAAATCGCAGGATTGGTGTGTAAGAACTATAATATCAACTATAGTCGCAAGATGGCCGATACATCCATCCAGAACTACTTTGAGGAGGAGAATCTGGTGGGTATTTCAGATATCGATACGCGTTCATTAGTCCGTCATATTCGCAGCAAAGGTGCAATGAATGCGATTATATCTTCAGAAAATCTGGATATAGAGTCTTTGAAAGCACAACTGGCACAGGTTCCTTCAATGGACGGTCTGGAGTTGTCTTCAAAAGTTTCGACCAAAGAACCTTATTTCTATGGGGATGAAGATGCTTCGACACGTATCGCTGTGCTGGATCTGGGTATTAAACGTAATATTTTGAGAAACTTTGACGCACGTCAGGTGTATGCGAAGGTTTTTCCTGCAAAAACAACATTTGCTGAAATGGAAGCATGGGGAGCTGATGGTTACTTTATCTCCAACGGCCCGGGCGATCCGTCTGCAATGCCTTATGCGATTGATACGGTTAAAGAAATCATTGCTGCTGAAAAACCTATGTTCGGAATTTGTTTAGGACATCAGATATTGGCTTTAGCAAATGGTATCCGGACCAGCAAAATGCACAATGGCCACAGAGGTATTAATCACCCTGTCAAAAATATTATTGCAAACAGATGTGAGATTACATCCCAGAACCATGGTTTTGGTGTGGTGGCTGAAGATATTGAAAAATCAGAACAGGTGGAGATAACGCATGTCAACCTGAATGACGGTTCTATAGAAGGTATCCGTGTCAAAGGTAAGAAAGCATTTTCGGTGCAGTATCACCCTGAGTCATCTCCGGGTCCTCACGATTCAAGATATTTATTTGACGATTTCGTCGCTTTGATTAAAAAATAA
- a CDS encoding YwbE family protein — translation MDGTNRADIKPGILVNIILKKDQRTGALTEGIVKDILTSSSYHSRGIKVRLTDGQVGRVAEIIDED, via the coding sequence ATGGACGGAACGAACAGAGCAGATATAAAACCAGGAATACTGGTAAATATTATTTTGAAAAAAGATCAACGTACGGGCGCATTAACAGAGGGGATAGTAAAGGATATCCTGACATCTTCATCATACCATTCCAGAGGCATCAAAGTGCGTCTTACAGATGGTCAGGTAGGTCGTGTGGCTGAGATTATAGATGAAGATTAG
- the rseP gene encoding RIP metalloprotease RseP has product MGVLIMVGQVVLGLSILIVLHELGHFLAARAFGIKVEKFYLFFDAWGVKLFKFNYKGCEYGIGWLPLGGYVKIAGMIDESMDTEQLKGEPQPWEFRSKPAWQRLIVMLGGIIVNIVVGVVVYWMLAFSQGESNFDNQKLVNGVVPGIIGKQIGIQTGDRIVAIDGQKVGFFKELLSSKVLMGNTNLTIERNGETKEIHVPADILNAVADHKANEFVQIRTRMTAVDNVVKGSEAARMGLVKGDSIIAVNEVSVRFFDEFKSILEKDAGKPVMLTLVRKGQTITVKGQVDKDGTLGFNRNYDYSLPLVITEYSLAEAFPVGAKQAFSVITDNIKGFGKIFRGEIRADKALSGPVGIATLFGTEVDWVRFWSLVGMLSMALAFMNLLPIPALDGGHVIFLLVEMIQGKPLSEKFLEKAQMVGFFILLALMIFVFGNDIFKLFK; this is encoded by the coding sequence ATGGGAGTTTTAATAATGGTTGGACAGGTCGTTTTAGGCCTGTCGATTTTGATTGTATTGCACGAATTGGGACATTTTTTAGCAGCACGTGCATTCGGTATTAAAGTAGAAAAATTTTATTTGTTTTTTGATGCCTGGGGTGTCAAATTGTTCAAATTCAATTATAAAGGTTGTGAGTACGGTATTGGATGGTTACCTCTTGGAGGATACGTGAAGATTGCCGGTATGATCGATGAGTCCATGGATACGGAGCAGCTGAAAGGTGAGCCTCAACCCTGGGAATTTCGTTCAAAACCAGCCTGGCAGCGTCTTATTGTAATGCTTGGCGGTATTATCGTAAATATTGTTGTAGGGGTAGTGGTATACTGGATGCTGGCATTCAGTCAGGGAGAATCTAATTTCGATAACCAAAAGCTTGTGAATGGGGTGGTACCCGGTATTATCGGTAAGCAGATCGGTATACAGACCGGAGACCGTATTGTTGCAATAGATGGTCAGAAGGTAGGTTTCTTCAAAGAACTTCTTAGCTCAAAGGTGCTGATGGGTAATACCAATCTGACAATTGAACGTAATGGAGAGACTAAAGAAATTCATGTTCCTGCGGATATTCTGAATGCTGTGGCGGATCATAAAGCCAATGAATTTGTGCAGATCCGTACCAGGATGACTGCTGTAGATAATGTGGTAAAAGGTTCGGAAGCGGCCAGGATGGGATTGGTAAAAGGAGATAGTATTATTGCTGTAAATGAAGTATCTGTTCGTTTCTTCGATGAGTTTAAGTCCATTTTGGAAAAAGATGCAGGTAAGCCTGTCATGTTGACTTTAGTAAGAAAGGGACAGACGATCACAGTGAAAGGACAGGTTGATAAAGACGGGACTTTAGGATTCAACCGTAACTACGATTACTCTCTTCCATTGGTCATCACAGAATATAGTCTGGCGGAAGCATTTCCGGTAGGAGCGAAGCAGGCTTTTTCAGTTATCACAGATAATATAAAAGGATTCGGTAAGATTTTCAGAGGAGAAATCAGAGCAGATAAGGCGCTTTCAGGTCCTGTGGGTATCGCTACGCTATTTGGAACAGAAGTCGATTGGGTTCGTTTCTGGAGTCTTGTAGGGATGCTGTCCATGGCATTAGCCTTTATGAATTTACTTCCTATTCCTGCACTGGACGGGGGACATGTGATCTTTTTACTTGTTGAAATGATTCAGGGTAAACCTTTGAGCGAAAAATTCCTTGAAAAAGCGCAAATGGTAGGGTTCTTTATCCTGTTAGCATTAATGATATTTGTGTTTGGAAATGATATTTTCAAACTCTTTAAATAA